AATTGACCTTGCTGCTCAATCTGCAGCAGATTATCTCTCAAAGCTTGCTCTTAGTAAAGGAAGCAAAGACAATATTACAGTCATTGTCTTGGACTTAAAAGCACAGAGAAAATTTAAGAAGAAAACATGACGGCAAAAGGGTACATTAAAAATCTCAAAGACCCTTTTTGACACATATATATTGTTGTGTTCTATATCATAAGGCTTTTCTTTTGTTCAAATGATAGAAACAAATGCATATGATTTAAGCCAAATTAACCTTTTTACTTGGCTTATTTGTAATGTTAAAAATGTTTATCTTTGTATACTGAATCATGCAATATATATACTCAATTAACTTCTTAATGACCGGGAAAGTCAGGGTAGAGTTGGAAGTGTTGTAAGTGAATCGAGTTGAGTATATATATTCAAACAAAGATAAACTTTGTTAAAAAAAGTTAAGCATTTACTAAACGCTCCTTTGGATTTGCCTCtaatgttttgaatttttaagtGAACATACAAGGTAAAGTACggtagaaaattttatattaaaagttgGATTATATTTTgctcttttaatttaaaaattatagttagattaaagagtaaagtaattattttgttaaaattttatttatttctactattaaaattgATCTctatatatcaaaataaactacATTCAAGCAAACTCAAATGATTAATGAGCTTGTTCAGTGTAATTGAGCTTTTACCgagtttttttttagatttagttttattttttagaatttaagtgaACATATGGGTAAAAATACAATATAGGCATTGTATTGAGTGTTGACTTACATTTtgccttctttactaaaaaaagGGGACAAATTAGTTATTGCATATTAAATCATAGAgcaaaatattcatttttattaaaatttcattcatttctactattaaacatTGGTATGGCTGATAGAATAACCAGATAGATACACTTGATGTGTCTTGTGTACTTTATTCTTACGTATAGATATCAACTTTTAACCataaaaattgatggaaattttaacaaaataatcattttactctttgatctaatatatagagattaatttacaatttttttaattaagagagCAAAATACAATCCAAATCTTAATATAAAAGTTTCCATGATAGTTTTACCGAACATATGGATAGAAGAAAAGGCAAACAAAGGAACCAAATCAAGGGCCAAGTTGATTGGCATATAATACTATGGATttgatgatttatacatgttttgCAGTCAAGCAGCTCTTCGAGgttaaaaccctaaatcctaacaATACATCCATACACATTGTTGCTACAGAGATTGTCAAATTTATTCTTCATCCAAGAATCAACCAGAATATGGCTAACACACAACATTATCTTTCAAATATGGGAATATTAACACACAGCAATAAGTTTTACCTCCGATCCGATATTCAACTCATCTGGCAATggaactttttttattttctttgatgctTAACTTCGGGCCTTGCCATCATGACGGCTGCTCGAATAAGTCCTGCACTTTAGTGACAACGAGAACTAAAAATCGTCCGTAGTTCTAAAACTTTGGGTTTTGTTGACATTCTTTCAGGCCCGATCGGCTATTTGTGCAGCCTGAACTCTGTCAAGAAGAAGGTAACTGTTGGTTTTGATTTGAACAGTTACTTGCAATCGAAGCATGAATAGCTCCTCTTGTTTTCCAAGCAcaaagataaaatatttaaaaaaaaaacctttttaagGGTAAAAATACTATGAAGCCCTTATACTAGAAGTTAAGttgtattttattctttttacttaaaaaattgataaagtaatcattatacattagatcaaaaagtaaatttgTCAGCTGGGGTAGCTAACAGAACAATAAAATAGTTTTACATGGCATGACATGTGTATCTTATTCTGATATATAtgaaccaatttttaacaataaaaataaataattttttataacaagaggactaatttgttctttgatctaatgtggactaatttactttttttttttagtagaggggaaAAATGTAGTCCAATATTTAGTACAAGAGCCTCTAATATAACcccttttaagggaaaaaaagaatTAACAAGACTCAAACCCCCAGCCCCGGTTTAAAAGGCATGGAGCACTTTATCACCAATTTCATTATTTGTATCCTAAGCTAATACCATACATGTATGAAGCAAAGACAAGATAGTTTTCATTTCATCAAAGTGAAAACAAGTTCTTCAACAATAAGAAACGAAAGCCTTATGACCGGTTCCAGATCAAAGTATTTGAACTTTTAATTCCGAAGGCCGAGTCCTGAAGTAGAGGATAACAATCCCATATTTAGAAAATTTATACCATCAAACCTAAGCATAGACATACCACTTAAGTTCTAAAGTTGTGCGAGTGGCGATCCGGAGTTGTTGAAGTAAGACGAGAGGTCCACGTCCAAGTCATTGTACATGTTCAAGAATGGAAGTGCCTACATTCACATTGAAActcacatgtaaacatatatgTAATGAATTTCTTGATGCTTGAAACAATGGTGTGCCATAGACGAATCCGGACGTTTAAATACCAGCAATTCGGGTGCCGACTTTCTTTCTTTCGGGTCCTTTCGTACACTGCCATGGATAAAAGAACCCCAAGGTCGGGTGATGTAAACTCGTAtggtaaaaaaattcaataaaatccaagtgaaaaagaaaataaacgaGCAAAATTCGGGAGAAACGATCTAACCATGCAGAAATAAACGAGCAAAACTCGGGAGAAAAATCATTTGAAGGTGCAGAAGGTGGTGGCTGTTGAACAATTTGTTCCATGAGCTCATAAAAATTGGTCCATCCTTCCGCCTGGTCGGGTGGGGAATACGGGAACTCACCAGTTGCACACTCAAGCAACACTAGCCCCAAGCTCCAAATATCACTTTTATTGCCATAATTACCGCCAATAATTCTCTCAGGCTAACAAATTAAGTATATTAGAAATTAACAAGCTAACATAAATTTTGAACAAATTATAGTAAAATAACATTATTGATCTACTAATAATTTGAATTAAGGAATAGATTTTAGAAGGATAAAAGTAATATGGAGATCTTTGTactagggattaaattaaattttatccctttactaaaaaaagaacaaattaatttatatacattatattaaagagcaaactagtccttttaattaaaaatttcatccatttttattgttaaaaattaatatgattgGTTGATAGAATAACCAAATAATTACACGTGACGTGCCATGTGTACCTCATTCTGACATATATAAACtaatttttaagaataaaaatttttaattgaaataaccaatttactctttaatataATAcactccataatacttttactataCTAAAAGCTTTAAATGATATCCTGTTCAATTGTAAGAATCAAGTTCATAACATTGTAAATGCTATCACACATACAATCGTATTCAATTTGATGGGATTTATTGATCTTAAAAGGTAAGTTACTTACCGACATATAGTTGTACGTTCCAACAAAAGAGCTTGCTAGTCCCGAGGTGCTTGTCATTATTGCACTAACACCAAAGTCAGTAATCTTGACTTCTCCTCTATGATTTATTAACAGGTTAGACGGCTTTAAGTCGCGATGGATAATGTGTTTTTCGTGATGAAGATAGATCAAGCCCTTGAGCACCTGCGTTAGCGAGAGCCATCTTCAAAATGCATACCGAAATAACTTGATATAGTTCGAAGTTTCGAGTGTACCAACCTGCTTACATATTGCAGCAAGATAGGGTTCGGGAATGGATTTAACATTTTTCAGAAAATCTGCTAAGGATCCTCCATCCATATACTCCAAGATGATCGAAATGGCACCGTTGTTAAAGAAAGACTTGTAACAAACAACAACATATGGACACTGAGAGGATTGGTTTATTTTCAGTTCTTTTGCTATCTGCTTGCGAGCCGACTCCTCGATATTCATTTGAATAACCTGATAACAATGGAACAACAATATCTGCTTCAAAAGAATGGCTTCTATGATATCAAGAATTCATAGCGGTAACAAAACCAACAACAGTTGCCTTTCTATAACAGGAAATACATCAATTCTGTAACCCAAATCACTCTACGTATTTTGCATCAATCCACTTCGAATGGTAGGTGCATGCTCACAGTTAAGTAGGACAATCGTGATAAATGCCTACTTCATCCGAACTGTAAGGACAATCGTGATAAATGCCTACTTCATCCGCCCTGTCGGACTTCTAAGATCACTATTTTACCCCTTATAAtctttaaatgtattttttatatatttagtatacaTATATAAGAGTCATAGATATGTGAATATGTTAGAcatactttatatatttatattatacatatatactaaaaaattatatatcaaaattatgtttatgaataaattaaaaatacataatgcTGTTATGGATATATAAAAGAAAGGGTAATTTGTACTAGTAATCAcccaactattaataaatttcttctttgatcatttaattatgaaaaattacgaAATGAtcatcaaattattcaatttttctttcttggTCACCCAAATtatacaatgtgtaaatgttgagggttagatatttttagaattaagattaaattgacacaatatattaatgttgagggttaaaattGCTATTATACCTATTTTAAAAGTTGCCCTATTAGTCAATtggtgaaaaaaagaagaagacaaaattgaatagttgaccACCcatttaataacatttcatagtTCATAGTTgagtgaataaaaaaatatttactaataACTGAGTGACTACTAGTGGAATCTACCTAAAAGAAATCTATGGACATGAATGCTTTCTATGCAAAACCAGGGCGGAGGTTAATGAAGCAATCCCTGCTTCACCTATCccaaattgaattatattgaaaggGCAATAATTTTTGCTTCTAAAGAAACAAACATAAAGTGTTAAACCAGGCATTTTGACAAATACCTTTAATGCAAAGAACTGGAGAGTCCATTTGTGTTGGACCAATTGCACAATTCCACCATTACCTTTGCCAACAACTTTAATCGTATCCATATCTTCCAAATTCAACCGATTGTCATTTTCAGCTTCTGATGGCTTAATTAGCGAAggctttgaaaaagaaagaaagaaaagaaaaagttacaaaatt
The Gossypium hirsutum isolate 1008001.06 chromosome A07, Gossypium_hirsutum_v2.1, whole genome shotgun sequence genome window above contains:
- the LOC121231956 gene encoding mitogen-activated protein kinase kinase 2, which produces MFYMLRSFIRKEDFIVTPSANKEQSEKEKKKGAGMMKKGKGILIPNLKLSLSPPPPDDSFAKFLTQSGTFKDGDLLINKDGIRILSQSEHELPSLIKPSEAENDNRLNLEDMDTIKVVGKGNGGIVQLVQHKWTLQFFALKVIQMNIEESARKQIAKELKINQSSQCPYVVVCYKSFFNNGAISIILEYMDGGSLADFLKNVKSIPEPYLAAICKQVLKGLIYLHHEKHIIHRDLKPSNLLINHRGEVKITDFGVSAIMTSTSGLASSFVGTYNYMSPERIIGGNYGNKSDIWSLGLVLLECATGEFPYSPPDQAEGWTNFYELMEQIVQQPPPSAPSNDFSPEFCSFISACVRKDPKERKSAPELLALPFLNMYNDLDVDLSSYFNNSGSPLAQL